One segment of Perognathus longimembris pacificus isolate PPM17 chromosome 26, ASM2315922v1, whole genome shotgun sequence DNA contains the following:
- the Eif1b gene encoding eukaryotic translation initiation factor 1b, which yields MSTIQNLQSFDPFADATKGDDLLPAGTEDYIHIRIQQRNGRKTLTTVQGIADDYDKKKLVKAFKKKFACNGTVIEHPEYGEVIQLQGDQRKNICQFLLEVGIVKEEQLKVHGF from the exons ACCCCTTTGCTGATGCAACTAAGGGTGACGACTTGCTCCCGGCGGGGACTGAGGACTACATTCATATAAGAATCCAGCAGCGCAACGGCCGCAAGACGCTCACCACCGTCCAGGGCATCGCTGACGACTATGACAAGAAGAAGCTTGTGAAGGCCTTCAAAAAG AAATTTGCCTGTAATGGTACTGTGATCGAACACCCTGAGTACGGCGAGGTGATTCAGCTTCAAGGTGACCAAAGAAAAAACATTTGCCAGTTTCTCTTGGAG gtTGGCATTGTGAAGGAGGAGCAGCTGAAGGTTCATGGGTTCTAA